In Mycteria americana isolate JAX WOST 10 ecotype Jacksonville Zoo and Gardens chromosome 5, USCA_MyAme_1.0, whole genome shotgun sequence, one DNA window encodes the following:
- the DACT1 gene encoding dapper homolog 1 isoform X1, with protein MKASPAAAAAAAAGPGQAGGPREPDARWREKGEAEAERQRTRERLEATLAGLGELEYLRQRQELLVKSLLLRRPAGAAPGAQGGRGEPPGEGPPPRSLEEKFLEENILLLRRQLNCLRRRDAGLLNQLQELDKQISDLRLDVEKTTDEHLETDSRPSSGFYELSDGASGSLSNSSNSVFSECLSSCHSSTCFCSPLEATLNISDGRPKSADLIGWMDYNKEGQHEDQTAGSVCRSLSTPHSNSLDVVADVHPKYQCDLVSKNGNDVYRYPSPLHAVAVQSPMFLLPVTENPQREEERLGCDISDVCAGSETDSGKSTKAFLPQGSWPAPCPSTSKRIDGYILSLVQKKTHAVRTNKPRTSLNADPTKGILRHGSMCVRQPAGVVAHGNVVNLKSSKQACLPSGGTTALDQAAPSPLKQRPREPAGEQLESRKAPLPAAFPPSAASELQSKHLPRGVKPVPPELNRNAVATAGDVPKDNGQLFAASPKESPGKTVVLQPENRVSQPPKKVLLKGSMQVARSSSPAVEERPALDFKSEGSSSQSLDDGLLVNAQYIPAQQQNVKLHKGTRNVKILKSSALKHRSHLANGLENGSQTLREKTKPVGKKCRFPDELDTNKKLKKPSSRGKRGSGLQPESGLQSRQAGLHRSTIRSHGHGREVVVAKPKHKRADYRRWKSSAEISYEEALRRARRNRREGVGVYSQVPLPYVSPYAYVASDSEYSAECESLFHSTVVDTSEDEQSNYTTNCFGDSESSLSEVEFVGESTTTSDSDESGGLIWSQFVQTLPIQTVTAPELHENAAKAFVKIKASHNLKKKILRFRSGSLKLMTTV; from the exons ATGAAGGCgagccccgcggcagccgccgccgcggcggcggggccggggcaggcgggggggccgcgggagcCCGATGCACGCTGGCGGGAGAAGGGCGAAGCGGAGGCGGAGCGGCAGCGCACCCGGGAGCGGCTGGAGGCCACGCTGGCCGGGCTGGGCGAGCTGGAGTACCTGAGGCAGCGGCAGGAGCTGCTGGTGAAGAGCCTGCTGctgcggcggccggcgggcgcggcgccCGGGGCGcagggcggccgcggggagccgccgggcgaggggccgccgccgcgcagcctgGAGGAGAAGTTCCTGGAGGAGAACATCCTCCTCCTGCGCCGGCAGCTG AACTGCTTGAGAAGGAGGGATGCCGGCCTACTAAATCAGTTACAAGAGCTAGATAAGCAAATAAGTGATCTCCGCCTGGACGTGGAAAAAACGACAGATGAACACCTTGAGACAGACAGTCGTCCAAGTTCAG GGTTTTATGAGCTGAGTGATGGAGCTTCTGGATCGCTCTCCAATTCATCTAACTCTGTCTTCAGTGAGTGTTTATCCAGTTGCCATTCTAGCACTTGCTTTTGCAGCCCTTTGGAGGCAACACTGAATATCTCAGATGGACGCCCTAAATCTGCAG ATCTCATAGGCTGGATGGACTATAATAAGGAAGGCCAGCATGAGgaccagaccgcaggctctgtctGTCGCTCTTTGTCCACACCGCACTCAAATTCCCTCGATGTCGTTGCAGATGTACATCCAAAGTACCAGTGTGATCTGGTGTCTAAAAATGGGAACGACGTCTACCGGTACCCCAGCCCACTCCATGCGGTAGCTGTGCAGAGTCCCATGTTTCTTCTCCCCGTGACTGAAAATCCCCAGCGAGAAGAGGAGAGGCTTGGTTGTGATATTAGCGACGTTTGTGCCGGATCTGAAACGGACTCGGGAAAATCCACCAAAGCCTTTCTCCCACAAGGCTCCTGGCCGGCACCGTGCCCTTCCACCAGCAAGAGGATAGACGGTTACATCTTAAGCCTGGTTCAGAAAAAGACCCATGCGGTAAGGACTAACAAACCGAGGACGAGTCTCAACGCCGATCCCACCAAAGGGATCTTGAGGCATGGAAGCATGTGCGTCAGGCAGCCTGCAGGGGTGGTGGCTCACGGTAACGTCGTGAACCTGAAGAGCTCCAAGCAAGCATGCTTGCCTTCTGGTGGGACCACTGCTCTGGACCAGGCGGCACCCTCCCCATTAAAGCAGAGGCCGAGGGAGCCGGCTGGCGAGCAGCTGGAGAGTAGGAAGGCACCTTTGCCGGCGGCTTTCCCGCCCAGTGCGGCGAGTGAACTTCAGAGCAAGCACCTGCCACGGGGTGTCAAACCGGTGCCTCCGGAGCTCAACCGCAATGCAGTGGCCACGGCAGGGGATGTCCCCAAGGACAATGGCCAGCTCTTTGCCGCATCTCCCAAAGAGAGCCCAGGGAAGACCGTGGTGCTGCAGCCGGAGAACAGGGTCAGCCAGCCTCCCAAAAAAGTCCTGCTGAAGGGCAGCATGCAGGTGGCTCGCTCCTCATCGCCTGCTGTCGAGGAGAGGCCCGCGCTGGATTTCAAAAGCGAGGGCTCTTCCTCCCAGAGCCTGGATGATGGGTTGCTGGTGAACGCCCAGTACATACCAGCCCAGCAGCAAAACGTGAAGCTTCACAAAGGCACCCGAAACGTCAAGATTTTGAAAAGCTCTGCGCTGAAACACAGGTCTCACCTTGCCAACGGGCTGGAAAATGGTTCACAGACCTTGCGGGAGAAAACCAAGCCGGTTGGCAAGAAGTGCCGCTTTCCTGATGAGTTGGATacaaataagaaactgaaaaaaccctCCTCACGGGGGAAGAGAGGCAGCGGCTTGCAGCCGGAATCGGGCCTCCAGAGTCGGCAGGCTGGCCTGCACAGATCCACCATCCGATCCCACGGGCATGGCCGAGAGGTTGTGGTGGCCAAGCCTAAACACAAGCGGGCCGACTACCGCCGGTGGAAGTCATCGGCGGAGATTTCCTACGAGGAGGCCCTACGGAGGGCGAGGAGGAACCGGCGGGAAGGTGTGGGGGTCTACTCGCAAGTCCCCCTGCCCTACGTCAGCCCGTACGCCTATGTGGCCAGCGACTCGGAGTACTCGGCAGAGTGCGAGTCCTTGTTCCACTCCACCGTGGTGGACACGAGCGAGGACGAGCAGAGCAACTACACGACGAACTGCTTTGGAGACAGCGAGTCGAGCCTGAGCGAGGTGGAGTTCGTAGGGGAGAGCACGACCACCAGCGACTCTGATGAGAGCGGGGGCCTTATTTGGTCTCAGTTTGTCCAGACGCTCCCCATCCAAACGGTCACGGCGCCGGAGCTGCATGAAAATGCGGCGAAGGCCTTTGTCAAAATCAAAGCCTCCCATAACCTCAAGAAGAAAATCCTCCGCTTTCGGTCAGGCTCCCTGAAGCTCATGACAACCGTCTAG
- the DACT1 gene encoding dapper homolog 1 isoform X2 — protein MKASPAAAAAAAAGPGQAGGPREPDARWREKGEAEAERQRTRERLEATLAGLGELEYLRQRQELLVKSLLLRRPAGAAPGAQGGRGEPPGEGPPPRSLEEKFLEENILLLRRQLNCLRRRDAGLLNQLQELDKQISDLRLDVEKTTDEHLETDSRPSSGFYELSDGASGSLSNSSNSVFSECLSSCHSSTCFCSPLEATLNISDGRPKSADVHPKYQCDLVSKNGNDVYRYPSPLHAVAVQSPMFLLPVTENPQREEERLGCDISDVCAGSETDSGKSTKAFLPQGSWPAPCPSTSKRIDGYILSLVQKKTHAVRTNKPRTSLNADPTKGILRHGSMCVRQPAGVVAHGNVVNLKSSKQACLPSGGTTALDQAAPSPLKQRPREPAGEQLESRKAPLPAAFPPSAASELQSKHLPRGVKPVPPELNRNAVATAGDVPKDNGQLFAASPKESPGKTVVLQPENRVSQPPKKVLLKGSMQVARSSSPAVEERPALDFKSEGSSSQSLDDGLLVNAQYIPAQQQNVKLHKGTRNVKILKSSALKHRSHLANGLENGSQTLREKTKPVGKKCRFPDELDTNKKLKKPSSRGKRGSGLQPESGLQSRQAGLHRSTIRSHGHGREVVVAKPKHKRADYRRWKSSAEISYEEALRRARRNRREGVGVYSQVPLPYVSPYAYVASDSEYSAECESLFHSTVVDTSEDEQSNYTTNCFGDSESSLSEVEFVGESTTTSDSDESGGLIWSQFVQTLPIQTVTAPELHENAAKAFVKIKASHNLKKKILRFRSGSLKLMTTV, from the exons ATGAAGGCgagccccgcggcagccgccgccgcggcggcggggccggggcaggcgggggggccgcgggagcCCGATGCACGCTGGCGGGAGAAGGGCGAAGCGGAGGCGGAGCGGCAGCGCACCCGGGAGCGGCTGGAGGCCACGCTGGCCGGGCTGGGCGAGCTGGAGTACCTGAGGCAGCGGCAGGAGCTGCTGGTGAAGAGCCTGCTGctgcggcggccggcgggcgcggcgccCGGGGCGcagggcggccgcggggagccgccgggcgaggggccgccgccgcgcagcctgGAGGAGAAGTTCCTGGAGGAGAACATCCTCCTCCTGCGCCGGCAGCTG AACTGCTTGAGAAGGAGGGATGCCGGCCTACTAAATCAGTTACAAGAGCTAGATAAGCAAATAAGTGATCTCCGCCTGGACGTGGAAAAAACGACAGATGAACACCTTGAGACAGACAGTCGTCCAAGTTCAG GGTTTTATGAGCTGAGTGATGGAGCTTCTGGATCGCTCTCCAATTCATCTAACTCTGTCTTCAGTGAGTGTTTATCCAGTTGCCATTCTAGCACTTGCTTTTGCAGCCCTTTGGAGGCAACACTGAATATCTCAGATGGACGCCCTAAATCTGCAG ATGTACATCCAAAGTACCAGTGTGATCTGGTGTCTAAAAATGGGAACGACGTCTACCGGTACCCCAGCCCACTCCATGCGGTAGCTGTGCAGAGTCCCATGTTTCTTCTCCCCGTGACTGAAAATCCCCAGCGAGAAGAGGAGAGGCTTGGTTGTGATATTAGCGACGTTTGTGCCGGATCTGAAACGGACTCGGGAAAATCCACCAAAGCCTTTCTCCCACAAGGCTCCTGGCCGGCACCGTGCCCTTCCACCAGCAAGAGGATAGACGGTTACATCTTAAGCCTGGTTCAGAAAAAGACCCATGCGGTAAGGACTAACAAACCGAGGACGAGTCTCAACGCCGATCCCACCAAAGGGATCTTGAGGCATGGAAGCATGTGCGTCAGGCAGCCTGCAGGGGTGGTGGCTCACGGTAACGTCGTGAACCTGAAGAGCTCCAAGCAAGCATGCTTGCCTTCTGGTGGGACCACTGCTCTGGACCAGGCGGCACCCTCCCCATTAAAGCAGAGGCCGAGGGAGCCGGCTGGCGAGCAGCTGGAGAGTAGGAAGGCACCTTTGCCGGCGGCTTTCCCGCCCAGTGCGGCGAGTGAACTTCAGAGCAAGCACCTGCCACGGGGTGTCAAACCGGTGCCTCCGGAGCTCAACCGCAATGCAGTGGCCACGGCAGGGGATGTCCCCAAGGACAATGGCCAGCTCTTTGCCGCATCTCCCAAAGAGAGCCCAGGGAAGACCGTGGTGCTGCAGCCGGAGAACAGGGTCAGCCAGCCTCCCAAAAAAGTCCTGCTGAAGGGCAGCATGCAGGTGGCTCGCTCCTCATCGCCTGCTGTCGAGGAGAGGCCCGCGCTGGATTTCAAAAGCGAGGGCTCTTCCTCCCAGAGCCTGGATGATGGGTTGCTGGTGAACGCCCAGTACATACCAGCCCAGCAGCAAAACGTGAAGCTTCACAAAGGCACCCGAAACGTCAAGATTTTGAAAAGCTCTGCGCTGAAACACAGGTCTCACCTTGCCAACGGGCTGGAAAATGGTTCACAGACCTTGCGGGAGAAAACCAAGCCGGTTGGCAAGAAGTGCCGCTTTCCTGATGAGTTGGATacaaataagaaactgaaaaaaccctCCTCACGGGGGAAGAGAGGCAGCGGCTTGCAGCCGGAATCGGGCCTCCAGAGTCGGCAGGCTGGCCTGCACAGATCCACCATCCGATCCCACGGGCATGGCCGAGAGGTTGTGGTGGCCAAGCCTAAACACAAGCGGGCCGACTACCGCCGGTGGAAGTCATCGGCGGAGATTTCCTACGAGGAGGCCCTACGGAGGGCGAGGAGGAACCGGCGGGAAGGTGTGGGGGTCTACTCGCAAGTCCCCCTGCCCTACGTCAGCCCGTACGCCTATGTGGCCAGCGACTCGGAGTACTCGGCAGAGTGCGAGTCCTTGTTCCACTCCACCGTGGTGGACACGAGCGAGGACGAGCAGAGCAACTACACGACGAACTGCTTTGGAGACAGCGAGTCGAGCCTGAGCGAGGTGGAGTTCGTAGGGGAGAGCACGACCACCAGCGACTCTGATGAGAGCGGGGGCCTTATTTGGTCTCAGTTTGTCCAGACGCTCCCCATCCAAACGGTCACGGCGCCGGAGCTGCATGAAAATGCGGCGAAGGCCTTTGTCAAAATCAAAGCCTCCCATAACCTCAAGAAGAAAATCCTCCGCTTTCGGTCAGGCTCCCTGAAGCTCATGACAACCGTCTAG
- the DACT1 gene encoding dapper homolog 1 isoform X3 gives MQVPFQNCLRRRDAGLLNQLQELDKQISDLRLDVEKTTDEHLETDSRPSSGFYELSDGASGSLSNSSNSVFSECLSSCHSSTCFCSPLEATLNISDGRPKSADLIGWMDYNKEGQHEDQTAGSVCRSLSTPHSNSLDVVADVHPKYQCDLVSKNGNDVYRYPSPLHAVAVQSPMFLLPVTENPQREEERLGCDISDVCAGSETDSGKSTKAFLPQGSWPAPCPSTSKRIDGYILSLVQKKTHAVRTNKPRTSLNADPTKGILRHGSMCVRQPAGVVAHGNVVNLKSSKQACLPSGGTTALDQAAPSPLKQRPREPAGEQLESRKAPLPAAFPPSAASELQSKHLPRGVKPVPPELNRNAVATAGDVPKDNGQLFAASPKESPGKTVVLQPENRVSQPPKKVLLKGSMQVARSSSPAVEERPALDFKSEGSSSQSLDDGLLVNAQYIPAQQQNVKLHKGTRNVKILKSSALKHRSHLANGLENGSQTLREKTKPVGKKCRFPDELDTNKKLKKPSSRGKRGSGLQPESGLQSRQAGLHRSTIRSHGHGREVVVAKPKHKRADYRRWKSSAEISYEEALRRARRNRREGVGVYSQVPLPYVSPYAYVASDSEYSAECESLFHSTVVDTSEDEQSNYTTNCFGDSESSLSEVEFVGESTTTSDSDESGGLIWSQFVQTLPIQTVTAPELHENAAKAFVKIKASHNLKKKILRFRSGSLKLMTTV, from the exons AACTGCTTGAGAAGGAGGGATGCCGGCCTACTAAATCAGTTACAAGAGCTAGATAAGCAAATAAGTGATCTCCGCCTGGACGTGGAAAAAACGACAGATGAACACCTTGAGACAGACAGTCGTCCAAGTTCAG GGTTTTATGAGCTGAGTGATGGAGCTTCTGGATCGCTCTCCAATTCATCTAACTCTGTCTTCAGTGAGTGTTTATCCAGTTGCCATTCTAGCACTTGCTTTTGCAGCCCTTTGGAGGCAACACTGAATATCTCAGATGGACGCCCTAAATCTGCAG ATCTCATAGGCTGGATGGACTATAATAAGGAAGGCCAGCATGAGgaccagaccgcaggctctgtctGTCGCTCTTTGTCCACACCGCACTCAAATTCCCTCGATGTCGTTGCAGATGTACATCCAAAGTACCAGTGTGATCTGGTGTCTAAAAATGGGAACGACGTCTACCGGTACCCCAGCCCACTCCATGCGGTAGCTGTGCAGAGTCCCATGTTTCTTCTCCCCGTGACTGAAAATCCCCAGCGAGAAGAGGAGAGGCTTGGTTGTGATATTAGCGACGTTTGTGCCGGATCTGAAACGGACTCGGGAAAATCCACCAAAGCCTTTCTCCCACAAGGCTCCTGGCCGGCACCGTGCCCTTCCACCAGCAAGAGGATAGACGGTTACATCTTAAGCCTGGTTCAGAAAAAGACCCATGCGGTAAGGACTAACAAACCGAGGACGAGTCTCAACGCCGATCCCACCAAAGGGATCTTGAGGCATGGAAGCATGTGCGTCAGGCAGCCTGCAGGGGTGGTGGCTCACGGTAACGTCGTGAACCTGAAGAGCTCCAAGCAAGCATGCTTGCCTTCTGGTGGGACCACTGCTCTGGACCAGGCGGCACCCTCCCCATTAAAGCAGAGGCCGAGGGAGCCGGCTGGCGAGCAGCTGGAGAGTAGGAAGGCACCTTTGCCGGCGGCTTTCCCGCCCAGTGCGGCGAGTGAACTTCAGAGCAAGCACCTGCCACGGGGTGTCAAACCGGTGCCTCCGGAGCTCAACCGCAATGCAGTGGCCACGGCAGGGGATGTCCCCAAGGACAATGGCCAGCTCTTTGCCGCATCTCCCAAAGAGAGCCCAGGGAAGACCGTGGTGCTGCAGCCGGAGAACAGGGTCAGCCAGCCTCCCAAAAAAGTCCTGCTGAAGGGCAGCATGCAGGTGGCTCGCTCCTCATCGCCTGCTGTCGAGGAGAGGCCCGCGCTGGATTTCAAAAGCGAGGGCTCTTCCTCCCAGAGCCTGGATGATGGGTTGCTGGTGAACGCCCAGTACATACCAGCCCAGCAGCAAAACGTGAAGCTTCACAAAGGCACCCGAAACGTCAAGATTTTGAAAAGCTCTGCGCTGAAACACAGGTCTCACCTTGCCAACGGGCTGGAAAATGGTTCACAGACCTTGCGGGAGAAAACCAAGCCGGTTGGCAAGAAGTGCCGCTTTCCTGATGAGTTGGATacaaataagaaactgaaaaaaccctCCTCACGGGGGAAGAGAGGCAGCGGCTTGCAGCCGGAATCGGGCCTCCAGAGTCGGCAGGCTGGCCTGCACAGATCCACCATCCGATCCCACGGGCATGGCCGAGAGGTTGTGGTGGCCAAGCCTAAACACAAGCGGGCCGACTACCGCCGGTGGAAGTCATCGGCGGAGATTTCCTACGAGGAGGCCCTACGGAGGGCGAGGAGGAACCGGCGGGAAGGTGTGGGGGTCTACTCGCAAGTCCCCCTGCCCTACGTCAGCCCGTACGCCTATGTGGCCAGCGACTCGGAGTACTCGGCAGAGTGCGAGTCCTTGTTCCACTCCACCGTGGTGGACACGAGCGAGGACGAGCAGAGCAACTACACGACGAACTGCTTTGGAGACAGCGAGTCGAGCCTGAGCGAGGTGGAGTTCGTAGGGGAGAGCACGACCACCAGCGACTCTGATGAGAGCGGGGGCCTTATTTGGTCTCAGTTTGTCCAGACGCTCCCCATCCAAACGGTCACGGCGCCGGAGCTGCATGAAAATGCGGCGAAGGCCTTTGTCAAAATCAAAGCCTCCCATAACCTCAAGAAGAAAATCCTCCGCTTTCGGTCAGGCTCCCTGAAGCTCATGACAACCGTCTAG